ATCTGGATCGGCGCGGGCCCAGCCGCCGCGACGGGCGGCGCAGGCATCGGCGCCGGCGCCGGCGCGGCGGCGGACGGCACGAGATGGAGCGGCGGCGCGGACGGCGGCGGCTGGACCACCGGCGCGGGAAACGCGACGGGCGGCTGCGGACCGGCCGGCCGCGTCGGATCGCCTTGCAGATCCGGATCCCAGTCGGCAAAGGGATCGTTCGGACGGGACGGCGACTCCCCCGCCGGCGCTGCGGGCATGCGGGAGATCGGAATCGGCGCGTTCGCGGCCCGTGCCCCTGGCGTATCGGGCGTGGCACCGAACGCCGCGTCGAGGTGATCGAAATACGCTTCGAGCGAATCGCCATGCGGCGTCGGCGCGGGGGCGCTGCGGAGGTCACCGGCAGGGCCGGAGGAGGGCTGCCGGATAGGCCCCTGCGCCGCAGGCTGACCGCTCCACATCCCCGGCGGCTGCCTGCCAGCCAGCAGATCCTTCACACGGGTGATGACGAGTTGCGGCTCGAATGGCTTGACCAGCACGCCGTCGCAGCCGACCGCCCGCGCCCGCTGCTCGTCGACCGGCTCGAACGCGCCGGTCAGGAGCACCACCGGAATGTGAGCGAAACTCGGCGTGCCCTTGATGAACGCCGCGACTTCGTAGCCGTCCCGCTCCGGCATGCCGACGTCGGCCAGCACGATGTCGGGCCGGTCGCGCTGCACGCGCTCGATCGCGGCGGCGCCGTTGCCGACGGCAATAACCTGCACGTCCTCGTCGGCGAACGTCAACTCGATGACACGCTGGATCGTGACCGAATCATCCGCGAGCAGCAGCTTGTGGGGCACGGCACCATGATACCTTGAGCGGGCACCCACACATGCCCGTCCCGCGCCCCAGCCTTTCCCCACGCTGGCTGACGCTATTTGACACTCTGGTGGTCGCCGCGGCGGCCGCCGCACTCGTCAGTCTGCTGGGCGCCCACGGCCGATTCACCGTCGTCGGCTGGCGGGTCACGGTCCGCTCCCCTCTCAACTTGTGCCTGGCAGCCGGCGCGCTGATCCTGCTGCGCGCCTGGCTCGGGGGGAAGACGCGGTTGTTCCCCGCCATCTCACTGCCCGACCCGGCCCCCATCGCGATCGAACGGACGCGCCTGGCCGAACCGGCCGCGTGGTCGCGGCGGGTGACGCTCTGCGCACTCGCCGCGGTCGCCGGCTCTCTTGTCTGGATCGTCCCGCACCTGATGCACCCGCGCTGGGTTCCAGATGCTGGCGATCCCCTGTTCTCTGCCTGGCGGATCGCGCGCGTCGCGCACCAGCTCGCACACGACCCGCGGCACCTGTTCGACGGCAACATCTTCTATCCGTTGCCCTATACCCTGACGCTCTCGGATGCGACCTTCCTGCAGGCGCTGCTCGGCACGCCGTTCGTGCTCGCCGGCATCGATCCTCTCATCGTCGCCAACGCGCTGACGATGGTCGCGTTCCCGCTGTGTGGGCTGGCGTTCTTCTACGCGGGCTGGCGGCTGACCGGCGATCCCTTCGCAGGCCTCGTCGCCGGACTGCTGGGCGCGTGGTATCCGTTCCAGGCCGAGCACTACAGCCACCTCGAGCTCCATTGGGTGATGTTCGCGCCGCTCGCCGTCGTCACCGGCATGCGCATGCTCGCCGATCCGAGGCCGGCGACCGGGCTGCGATTCGGGGCGGCCATCGCGCTGCAGTGGCTGGCGTCGATGTACCTCGGCGTGATGCTGATCACGTTCCTGGCGCCGTTTCTCGCCATCGTCGCGTTCGGCTGGCGCGTGACCGCGTCACGCCGGACGATCACCGCGTGTGCCGCCGCGGCAGCGATCGCGCTGCCGGCGTTTGCCGGGTTGGGCATTCCGTTCATGCTCGCGAAAGGAATCCGCGGCGAGCGGCAGCGACAAGAAGTGCAGGACGGCAGCGCGACGCCGATCGATTACGGCCACGCCCACATCCGCGAAGTGTCCTACCGGTGGCAGGGGGGACGCGGGCACCGGGTCGAGCGCGAACTCTTCCCCGGAACCGGCACGCTGCTGCTGGCCGCCGCCGGCGCCGCGCCGCCCCTCTCGGCGGGGACCGCCGCCGCGCTCGTAGCCGGCGCCTTCGCCTTCGACTGGTCGCTCGGCCTGAACGGCCTGACCTACGACCAGCTGTACTCGCTGTCATCGGTGTATCGCGGCATGCGCGTCGTGGCGCGCTTCAGCGTGATCGTCGGGGTCGCGCTGGTGCTCCTCGGGGCGGCTGGTACCGCGCGCCTGCTTCGACGTCTTCCGGATCGTGCGCGCCCGTTCGCCTGCGCGGCACTGGCGCTCGCGGTGTTGTTCGACCTGCGGATGGATCCGCGCATCGGCCCGATCCCCACCGGCATCCCGCCAATCTACTCACGCGTCACGCCGGACATGGTGCTGGTCGAGCTGCCGGCCGATCCGCAGATCACGTACATGTACTTCTCGACGTTTCACTGGGCCCGCCTGGTTGGCGGTTACAGCGGCTATCCGAAATACACCGAGAACCTGATGGAGGGCTGGAAGCGCTGGCCGGATCCCGCCTCGCTCGACTACTTCCGCAAGACCGGCGCGACGCATCTCACCTACAACTGCGCGATGGAAGAGCGCCCCTGGCGCTGTGCGGCGGCGTTCGAAACGCTCGACAACGCGCCCGGACTGGAACTGATGGCCAGCGGCCTCTGGCTGGGTAAGGAGGCGCGGCTCTACCGGCTGAAGTAGCGCCGGCAAAGCCGACGTCCTACACCGCGGCGCGCGGGCGGACGTTCGCGTTGATGAAGTCGATGATCTGCTGCATCGGGCTGCCGGGCAGAAAGATGCCCTTGACGCCCATCTGCTGCAGCTTCGGGATGTCCACATCCGGAATGATCCCACCGACGACGACAAGCACGTCGTCGAGACCCTTGTCCCTCAGCAGCTCCATGACGCGCGGGCAGATGTGCATGTGGGCGCCCGAGAGGATCGACATCCCGATGACGTCGGCGTCCTCCTGCAGCGCCGCGCCGACGATCTGCTCTGGCGTCTGGCGAAGGCCGGTGTAGATGACTTCCATGCCCGCGTCGCGCAACGCGCGCGCGATGACCTTGGCGCCGCGGTCGTGACCATCGAGGCCGGGTTTGGCGATGACGACTCGGATTCTCTGCATGGACCAGTCAGCTAAATGAGCGGCACCTCTTCGTACTCGCCCCAGACGTCGCGCAGCGCGTCGCACATTTCGCCGACAGTGGCGTAGGCGCGGACGCAGTCGAGCAGCGGGTACATCGTGTTGCCGGTGCCGCGCGCCGTCTCCTTCAGTACGTCGAGGGCGTGCCTTACCTTGTCGCGATCGCGCGTCCGGCGGAGATCCTCGAGACGCGACAGCTGCCGCTCCGCCGTCGACTCGTCGATGTAGAGGATCGGGATCGGCGTGTCGTCGTCCTGCACGTAGTCGTTGACGCCGACGATGATCTTGTCGCGGGCCTCGACCGCCTGCTGGAAGCGATACGATGCTTCGGCGATTTCCTTCTGCGGAAAGCCGTGCTCGATCGCCTGCACCATCCCGCCCATGCGGTCGATGATGTCAAAGTACTCCGTCGCTTCGCGCTCCATGTCGCGCGTCAGCGTCTCGATGAAGAACGAGCCGCCCAGCGGATCGACGACGTTGGTGACGCCGCTCTCGTGGGCGATGATCTGCTGCGTGCGCAGCGCCAGCGTTGCCGCGGCCGCGGTCGGCAGCGCCAGCGCCTCGTCGAGCGAGTTGGTGTGCAGCGACTGGGTGCCGCCGATCACCGCGGCGAGCGCCTGCAACGCCGTGCGCACCACATTGTTATAGGGCTGCTGCGCGGTGAGCGACACGCCGGCGGTCTGGGTGTGGAAGCGCAGCTTCCACGACCGCTCGTTCTTCGCCTTGAACCGGCCGCGCATGACCTCGGCCCACAGCTGGCGGGCGGCGCGGAACTTGGCGATTTCCTCGAAGAAGTCGCTGTGGGAGTTGAAGAAGAACGAGATCTGGGGCGCGAAGCTGTCGACGTCGAGCCCGGCGTCGATCCCATACTGCACGTACTCGATGCCGTCGCGCAGCGTGAACGCCAGTTCCTGCGCCGCGGTCGACCCGGCCTCGCGGATGTGGTACCCGCTCACCGAGATCGTGTTCCACTTGGGAACCTCCTTGGCGCAGAACGCAAAGATGTCGGTGATGAGGCGCATCGACTGGCGCGGCGGGAAGATGTACTCCTTCTGCGCGATGAATTCCTTGAGGATGTCGTTCTGGAGCGTGCCCGAGAGCGTCTTCCAGGCAGCCCCCTGCCGCTCGGCCACGGCGAGGTACATCGCGAAGATCATCGGCGCCGGCGAGTTGATGGTCATCGACGTCGTGATCCGGCCGAGGTCGATGCCGTCGAACAGCCGCTCCATGTCCTGGAGCGAGACGACGCTGACGCCGCACTTGCCGACTTCGCCGAGCGACAGCTCGTGATCAGGATCGCGCCCCATCAGCGTCGGCAGGTCGAAGGCGACGCTCAGGCCGCTGCCGCCCGCCGCGAGCAGGTCCTTGAAGCGCCGGTTCGTCTCCTCGGGGGTGCCGAACCCGGCGAACTGGCGCATCGTCCAGAGCCGGCCGCGATAGCCGGTCGGGTGGATGCCGCGCGTGTAGGGAAACTGCCCCGGTTCGGCGAGATCGACCGCGCCGGCACTCTCGGCGGTATAGACCTGCGCGATCGGCCGCCCGGAAATCGTCGTGAAGGACCGCCCCGCCGGGTCCTTCTCGTGCGGCGCCACCGCAGTTTTCATAAGTTCTCATTATAGCGCGCGGTCCGCCGGCGCGGCTTCGCTGGGCGCACCCCGGAGCGTGACGGTGCGGCCGGACGGCGACCGCCCAATCTTGACGCGGGTTGAAAATCCGCTGTAGCGTGAACCGTTATGGAAACAGCCGGAAGCATCTTCAATGCAATGCTCCAGGAGTTCGATGGCGCGGCGCGCATCCTCGGCCTCGACCCGGGCATCTGGAAAGTCCTGACGCATCCCAAGCGCCAGATCACCGTGTCCTGCCCCGTGCAGATGGACAACGGCGAGATCGAAGTGTTCACCGGCTACCGCGTGCAGTACAACATCACGCTCGGACCAGCGAAGGGGGGCATCCGCTACCATCCCA
This genomic window from Vicinamibacterales bacterium contains:
- a CDS encoding methylmalonyl-CoA mutase family protein — encoded protein: MKTAVAPHEKDPAGRSFTTISGRPIAQVYTAESAGAVDLAEPGQFPYTRGIHPTGYRGRLWTMRQFAGFGTPEETNRRFKDLLAAGGSGLSVAFDLPTLMGRDPDHELSLGEVGKCGVSVVSLQDMERLFDGIDLGRITTSMTINSPAPMIFAMYLAVAERQGAAWKTLSGTLQNDILKEFIAQKEYIFPPRQSMRLITDIFAFCAKEVPKWNTISVSGYHIREAGSTAAQELAFTLRDGIEYVQYGIDAGLDVDSFAPQISFFFNSHSDFFEEIAKFRAARQLWAEVMRGRFKAKNERSWKLRFHTQTAGVSLTAQQPYNNVVRTALQALAAVIGGTQSLHTNSLDEALALPTAAAATLALRTQQIIAHESGVTNVVDPLGGSFFIETLTRDMEREATEYFDIIDRMGGMVQAIEHGFPQKEIAEASYRFQQAVEARDKIIVGVNDYVQDDDTPIPILYIDESTAERQLSRLEDLRRTRDRDKVRHALDVLKETARGTGNTMYPLLDCVRAYATVGEMCDALRDVWGEYEEVPLI
- a CDS encoding response regulator; protein product: MPHKLLLADDSVTIQRVIELTFADEDVQVIAVGNGAAAIERVQRDRPDIVLADVGMPERDGYEVAAFIKGTPSFAHIPVVLLTGAFEPVDEQRARAVGCDGVLVKPFEPQLVITRVKDLLAGRQPPGMWSGQPAAQGPIRQPSSGPAGDLRSAPAPTPHGDSLEAYFDHLDAAFGATPDTPGARAANAPIPISRMPAAPAGESPSRPNDPFADWDPDLQGDPTRPAGPQPPVAFPAPVVQPPPSAPPLHLVPSAAAPAPAPMPAPPVAAAGPAPIQIPSLAEAFTALLSAEQSLGLSPSIATIPPLPSVEQGAPAVTEQMVDDITARVLARLGTESRPAILDVAERLVREEIERIKSIG
- a CDS encoding cobalamin B12-binding domain-containing protein, translated to MQRIRVVIAKPGLDGHDRGAKVIARALRDAGMEVIYTGLRQTPEQIVGAALQEDADVIGMSILSGAHMHICPRVMELLRDKGLDDVLVVVGGIIPDVDIPKLQQMGVKGIFLPGSPMQQIIDFINANVRPRAAV